From the genome of Ornithobacterium rhinotracheale, one region includes:
- a CDS encoding DUF389 domain-containing protein codes for MAEEEKKKSIEENQVESIGDKLFNFLREIYDLSNEVDKERTREEVLSNISFKGLAAYVLVASVMIASIGLNSNSVAVVIGAMLISPLMGPIIGLGYSVAVNDIKTLNKSFANFGVMVVISILTSFLYFSIAPLTTINPQLSGRIEPTSLDVLIGIFGGLAGIAAFSSKIKNSNVIAGVAIATALMPPLCTVGYGLAMGNELIGYKDYTGFMAALNAFYLFVINSIFIGISTFVYIKFNKFPLVQYQNAQKARKTNLIIVSIAILTVLPSGFIFYGIVKEEVYKSQVQKFLNNEVAVAYENTFFNINNPILSKKDSINYITISTISANIPEEVIKNWNTILKNKYHLSHTQILVHQGGFTQQDNTGEKLYSSIYSSLQKEVSQKDSIIDYQKMQINRLNSDTIPFQSISKELKSLYPELDYFGYATFNYTNFKNRTIMPTFVILWKDNVPHEADEIRINKYLKSRLNLDTIQFLHR; via the coding sequence ATGGCAGAAGAAGAAAAAAAGAAAAGTATAGAGGAGAATCAGGTAGAATCCATCGGCGATAAATTATTTAATTTTTTACGTGAAATTTACGACCTGAGCAACGAGGTGGATAAAGAGCGTACGAGAGAAGAGGTTTTAAGCAATATTAGTTTTAAGGGCCTAGCAGCTTATGTATTGGTTGCCTCGGTAATGATTGCCTCTATTGGGCTCAATAGCAACTCGGTAGCGGTAGTCATAGGGGCAATGCTTATTTCGCCTTTAATGGGTCCAATTATTGGGCTTGGGTATTCTGTAGCTGTAAATGATATTAAAACTTTGAATAAATCATTTGCCAATTTTGGGGTAATGGTTGTGATTTCAATTCTTACATCATTTCTCTATTTTTCTATTGCTCCTCTCACAACAATCAACCCGCAACTTTCTGGGCGTATTGAGCCCACATCGCTAGATGTGTTGATTGGTATTTTTGGTGGTTTGGCAGGAATTGCTGCCTTTAGTAGTAAAATCAAAAATTCCAATGTGATTGCGGGCGTTGCCATCGCTACGGCTTTGATGCCACCTTTGTGTACCGTGGGCTATGGTTTAGCCATGGGAAATGAACTCATTGGCTATAAAGACTATACAGGTTTTATGGCTGCGCTAAACGCTTTTTATCTTTTTGTCATAAATTCAATTTTTATTGGAATTTCCACTTTTGTTTACATTAAATTCAACAAGTTTCCTTTGGTGCAATACCAAAATGCACAAAAAGCTAGAAAAACGAATTTAATTATTGTGAGTATCGCTATTTTAACAGTGTTGCCTAGTGGATTTATTTTCTACGGAATCGTAAAAGAAGAGGTATATAAATCTCAGGTACAGAAATTCTTAAACAACGAAGTAGCCGTAGCCTACGAAAATACTTTCTTCAATATTAATAATCCTATTTTAAGCAAAAAAGATAGTATTAATTACATTACAATCTCTACCATTTCGGCCAATATTCCCGAAGAAGTAATTAAAAATTGGAATACTATTTTAAAGAACAAATACCATCTATCGCATACTCAAATCCTTGTACACCAAGGAGGATTTACACAACAAGATAACACGGGCGAAAAACTATATAGCTCTATTTATAGCTCGCTCCAAAAAGAAGTGAGCCAAAAAGATAGTATCATAGATTACCAAAAAATGCAAATCAATCGATTGAATAGCGATACCATTCCATTCCAAAGTATTTCTAAAGAATTAAAATCTTTGTATCCTGAACTAGATTATTTTGGTTATGCTACTTTTAATTATACCAATTTTAAAAATCGTACCATTATGCCTACATTCGTTATTCTATGGAAAGACAATGTACCTCATGAAGCCGATGAAATTAGAATTAATAAATATCTTAAATCTCGATTGAATTTAGATACTATTCAATTCTTGCACCGATAA
- a CDS encoding helix-turn-helix domain-containing protein: protein MNKVSANIRRIREQKGYSQEYMAQELEISQASYARIENEETKLSIDRLFEIANILETDISSLLGSEKLTINHQENHEGSFGNGYIQNLHIENKEVYEKLIKNLEEQIDFLKKRLDKYE from the coding sequence ATGAATAAAGTAAGTGCTAATATCCGAAGAATCAGGGAACAAAAGGGCTATTCGCAAGAATATATGGCACAAGAATTGGAAATAAGCCAAGCCTCTTATGCAAGAATTGAAAATGAAGAAACTAAACTAAGTATTGATAGACTTTTTGAAATTGCAAATATCTTAGAAACAGATATTTCTTCTTTACTGGGTAGCGAAAAACTCACAATCAATCACCAAGAAAATCACGAGGGTTCCTTTGGGAATGGCTATATTCAGAATCTACATATAGAGAATAAGGAAGTTTATGAAAAGTTGATAAAAAATTTAGAAGAACAAATAGATTTTTTAAAGAAAAGATTAGACAAGTATGAATAA
- a CDS encoding alpha/beta fold hydrolase yields MENQILFSKIIGDKPKHLIILHGLFGMLDNWATLGKKFGEYFTTHLVDARNHGRSFHIDEMSHKAMADDLYHYMQAHKVEKSSFIGHSLGGKAVMEFAMKYPEMVDKLIVADMSPKDYTPHHQAILKALNSVDFSQVENRGDAEDFLKDYIKDPAVRMFLMKSVQRCDEGKYAYKFNLKSLTENYNDLITNHLPDKIFNGEVLFLGGGNSSYITDPDTILIKKYFPQAEIKHIQGAGHWLHAEKPDEFLEICLNFLLK; encoded by the coding sequence ATGGAAAATCAAATTTTATTTAGCAAAATTATAGGCGATAAACCCAAGCACCTCATCATTCTTCACGGGCTTTTTGGGATGCTCGACAATTGGGCTACTTTGGGTAAAAAATTTGGCGAATATTTTACAACGCATTTGGTAGATGCGCGTAACCACGGACGCAGTTTTCACATCGATGAAATGAGCCACAAAGCCATGGCCGATGATTTGTACCACTATATGCAAGCCCACAAGGTGGAAAAATCATCTTTTATAGGGCATTCTTTGGGCGGAAAAGCTGTGATGGAATTTGCGATGAAATATCCCGAAATGGTGGATAAATTAATCGTGGCAGATATGTCGCCAAAGGATTATACACCGCATCATCAAGCGATTTTGAAGGCACTAAATAGCGTAGATTTTTCGCAAGTTGAAAACCGTGGCGATGCCGAAGATTTTCTAAAAGATTACATCAAAGATCCCGCCGTGCGAATGTTTTTGATGAAAAGTGTACAGCGTTGCGACGAGGGTAAATATGCTTATAAATTTAATCTAAAAAGCCTCACCGAAAACTACAATGATTTAATTACCAATCACTTGCCAGACAAGATTTTTAACGGAGAGGTGTTATTTTTGGGAGGGGGCAACTCGAGCTACATCACCGATCCCGACACCATACTGATTAAAAAATACTTTCCGCAAGCCGAAATTAAACATATTCAGGGTGCAGGGCACTGGCTGCACGCCGAAAAACCCGATGAGTTTTTAGAGATTTGTTTAAACTTTTTGTTGAAATAA
- a CDS encoding pyridoxine 5'-phosphate synthase, with protein MKTKLSVNINKIATLRNARGGNTPNVVEAAINCERFGAQGITVHPRPDQRHITYQDVFDLKKVVKTEFNIEGNPIPEFKELVLKVKPDQVTLVPDAEDAITSNAGWDTEKHFDFLQKTIAEFKAAGIRTSIFLDPRPELIASAAETGTDRIELYTEAYATDYDNKDEGAAEMYKATAIFAEEAGLKVNAGHDLSLDNIEFFIREIPSIAEVSIGHALISEALYLGLENTIQLYLRKIETAYLNAEK; from the coding sequence ATGAAAACAAAACTAAGTGTAAATATCAATAAAATTGCTACGCTTCGTAATGCACGCGGTGGCAATACACCCAATGTAGTAGAAGCTGCCATAAATTGTGAAAGATTTGGTGCTCAAGGAATTACTGTTCACCCAAGACCCGACCAGCGACACATTACCTACCAAGATGTATTTGATTTAAAAAAAGTAGTAAAAACTGAATTTAATATAGAAGGAAATCCAATTCCTGAATTTAAAGAATTGGTGCTGAAAGTGAAACCTGACCAAGTAACATTGGTGCCCGATGCCGAAGACGCCATCACATCAAACGCGGGCTGGGATACCGAAAAGCATTTTGACTTTTTACAAAAAACCATCGCAGAGTTTAAAGCAGCAGGCATCAGAACTTCAATTTTTTTGGACCCACGACCAGAGCTCATCGCTTCGGCAGCCGAAACAGGAACCGATCGCATTGAGCTATACACCGAGGCTTATGCCACAGACTATGACAATAAAGATGAAGGAGCAGCAGAAATGTACAAAGCTACGGCTATCTTTGCCGAAGAAGCAGGCTTAAAAGTAAATGCAGGACATGATTTAAGTTTAGATAATATTGAATTTTTTATCCGAGAAATCCCAAGCATTGCCGAAGTTTCAATCGGGCACGCATTGATTTCAGAGGCACTTTATTTAGGCTTAGAAAACACCATTCAGCTCTATCTTAGAAAAATAGAAACCGCTTATTTAAACGCCGAAAAATAA
- a CDS encoding PfkB family carbohydrate kinase — translation MSLLSVGTVAFDEIETPFGKSGKILGGAAPYISLAASKLVAQTNIVSVIGDDFPDEYLNILKENHCNTDGIKRIPEGKTFFWVGKYHMDMNFRDTLRTDLNVLENFKPELPDNYKNPEVVMLGNLHPKVQMEIIEQLNNRPFIVMDTMNYWMDRTWDELMAVMKRVDVLSINDEEARQMSEEYSLKKAANKILTMGPKFLIIKKGEHGALLFGGDEVFFAPALPLEEVFDPTGAGDTFAGGFSGYLADTLDFSFENMKRAVIYGSALASFIVEKFGVQRLLEINELDIQNRIDKFKKLSYFDLD, via the coding sequence ATGAGTTTATTATCTGTAGGTACCGTAGCTTTTGATGAGATAGAAACCCCTTTTGGAAAATCTGGAAAAATCTTGGGCGGAGCGGCTCCTTATATTTCGCTTGCGGCTTCAAAACTTGTAGCTCAAACCAATATCGTATCGGTCATAGGCGACGATTTCCCCGATGAATATTTAAATATTTTAAAAGAAAATCACTGCAATACAGATGGAATTAAAAGAATTCCAGAAGGAAAAACTTTCTTTTGGGTAGGGAAATACCACATGGATATGAATTTTAGAGATACGCTACGCACAGATCTCAATGTGCTAGAAAACTTTAAGCCAGAATTACCCGATAATTATAAAAATCCCGAAGTCGTAATGCTTGGGAACCTGCATCCCAAAGTGCAGATGGAAATCATTGAGCAACTAAACAACAGACCTTTCATCGTAATGGACACTATGAACTACTGGATGGATCGCACTTGGGACGAATTGATGGCTGTGATGAAACGCGTAGATGTACTAAGCATCAACGATGAAGAGGCTCGACAAATGAGCGAAGAATATAGCTTAAAAAAAGCAGCAAATAAGATTTTGACTATGGGACCTAAGTTTCTAATCATCAAAAAAGGAGAGCATGGTGCACTACTTTTTGGTGGAGATGAGGTGTTTTTTGCACCAGCTTTGCCACTTGAAGAAGTCTTTGACCCCACAGGTGCAGGTGATACTTTTGCAGGTGGATTTTCTGGATATTTAGCCGATACTCTAGATTTTTCTTTCGAGAATATGAAACGCGCCGTGATTTATGGAAGTGCTTTGGCTTCGTTTATAGTAGAGAAATTTGGGGTTCAAAGATTATTAGAAATCAACGAATTAGATATTCAAAATCGTATCGATAAATTTAAAAAATTATCTTATTTCGATTTGGATTAA
- the hemW gene encoding radical SAM family heme chaperone HemW, whose translation MSALYIHIPFCKQKCNYCNFHFSTLLKQKEQMLQAIAHEMFLRQAEIQSPLESVYFGGGTPSILNLDEIHFLFNKIKSLFEIKPDAEITLEANPDDLTLEKIQALVQTPINRLSIGIQSFFDADLQFMNRAHNAHQAESCIKNAQKYGFDNLSIDLIYGTPTTSDAMWQENVNKAISLGVPHISAYALTVEPNTALNHKIQKGTLPNVDEQKQQRQYQFMIETLSQNGYEQYEISNFAKDQMYAKHNSSYWLGKKYVGIGPSAHSFDGKSRAWNVANNSKYLAQISENKLPHEVEILSSKDRINELTMIGLRTIFGVDLNVLKTEFSTDLWEEWQRQAEVFIQEKKLIQRENKIFLAPEYRFFADGIASELFIL comes from the coding sequence GTGTCGGCGTTGTACATTCATATTCCTTTTTGCAAGCAAAAATGTAATTATTGCAATTTTCATTTTTCCACTCTTTTAAAACAGAAAGAGCAAATGTTACAAGCCATAGCCCACGAAATGTTTTTGCGCCAAGCCGAAATCCAGTCGCCGCTGGAAAGCGTTTATTTTGGTGGCGGAACGCCTTCGATTTTAAATTTAGATGAAATCCATTTTTTATTTAATAAAATTAAATCACTTTTTGAGATAAAACCCGATGCCGAAATCACGCTTGAGGCTAATCCCGATGATTTAACACTTGAAAAAATACAAGCGCTTGTACAAACGCCAATTAATCGTTTAAGCATTGGCATTCAATCATTTTTTGATGCTGATTTACAATTTATGAATCGTGCACACAATGCCCACCAAGCCGAATCCTGCATTAAAAATGCCCAAAAATATGGTTTTGATAATTTAAGCATAGATTTGATTTATGGCACACCCACCACAAGCGATGCAATGTGGCAGGAAAATGTAAATAAAGCTATTTCACTTGGTGTTCCGCATATTTCTGCGTATGCACTCACGGTGGAGCCCAACACGGCATTGAATCATAAAATTCAAAAAGGGACTTTGCCCAATGTCGATGAACAAAAACAGCAGAGGCAATATCAGTTTATGATTGAAACTTTAAGCCAAAATGGCTACGAACAATACGAGATTTCTAATTTTGCCAAAGACCAAATGTATGCTAAGCACAATTCCAGCTACTGGCTTGGGAAGAAGTATGTGGGTATTGGCCCTTCTGCACATTCGTTTGATGGGAAATCGCGTGCTTGGAATGTGGCAAATAATTCAAAATATTTAGCCCAAATCTCTGAAAATAAACTTCCGCACGAAGTTGAAATTTTAAGCTCAAAAGATAGAATTAATGAGCTTACGATGATAGGTTTGCGTACGATTTTTGGTGTTGATTTAAATGTTTTAAAAACTGAATTTTCTACCGATTTATGGGAGGAATGGCAACGCCAAGCCGAAGTTTTTATTCAAGAAAAGAAACTGATTCAGCGGGAAAATAAAATTTTTCTGGCTCCAGAATATAGATTTTTTGCCGATGGTATCGCTTCTGAGTTGTTTATTCTGTAA
- the murI gene encoding glutamate racemase → MSDNRPIGIFDSGVGGLTTAREIKNLFPNESIIYFGDSKHLPYGNKSKEVIIQYSKDITQFLIDQNCKVIIVACNTASSNALKEIQEVASQNNVPVLDVITPVAEKAAYGFYQKMGVIATKATVNSGVYKKRIRKFNKHIQVQELATPLLVPVIEEDVMRSDISKAVLAHYLSNKKLKDIDSIILGCTHYPLIEREIENYFQGTVKVIDSPLIVAHTLKEILTKKGIENEINAQGEYRFYVSDITKNFQKLAKKFFGNNISLELKLLH, encoded by the coding sequence ATGAGCGACAATAGACCCATTGGCATTTTTGATTCGGGCGTGGGCGGACTCACCACTGCACGCGAGATAAAAAATCTGTTTCCCAACGAGAGCATTATCTATTTTGGAGATTCTAAACACTTGCCCTACGGGAATAAATCAAAGGAAGTAATCATTCAATATAGCAAGGATATTACCCAGTTTTTGATTGATCAAAACTGCAAGGTAATCATCGTGGCGTGTAATACAGCTTCGTCCAATGCTTTGAAGGAAATCCAAGAAGTGGCAAGCCAAAACAATGTGCCTGTGCTAGATGTAATTACGCCTGTGGCAGAAAAAGCTGCATACGGATTTTATCAAAAAATGGGTGTAATCGCGACTAAAGCCACAGTGAATTCTGGCGTGTACAAAAAGCGCATCAGAAAATTTAATAAGCATATCCAAGTGCAGGAATTAGCAACGCCACTTTTGGTGCCTGTGATAGAGGAAGATGTAATGCGTTCGGATATTTCTAAAGCTGTTTTGGCACATTATCTTTCAAATAAAAAATTAAAAGATATAGATTCCATCATTTTAGGTTGCACGCATTATCCGCTGATTGAGCGGGAGATAGAAAACTATTTCCAAGGAACGGTGAAAGTGATCGATTCTCCGCTGATTGTAGCACATACGCTCAAAGAGATTTTGACTAAAAAAGGTATCGAAAACGAAATCAATGCCCAAGGTGAATATAGATTTTATGTATCTGATATCACTAAAAACTTTCAAAAATTAGCCAAAAAATTCTTTGGAAACAACATCAGCCTTGAATTGAAATTGTTGCATTAA
- a CDS encoding HD domain-containing protein, with product MKKSNKLKIFNDPIYGFISIPYEIIFDLIEHKYFQRLRRIKQTGLSYFVYPGCNHTRFLHAMGCLQLMQRAIETLRIKNVKISQEEEKAVYIAILLHDVGHGPFSHALESTIVDGVHHEDISLILMQKLNQEFAGELDLAIQIFKKEYPRKFLSQLIASQLDIDRLDYLKRDSFFSGVEEGNINSNRIISMMNVYNDELVIDTKGIYSVEKFLISRMFMYWQVYLHKTSLAAETYLIQALRRAKELTLQGENLPCSAGVKYFLNRKKSEIFTEEDLKQFTTLDDTDIMASLKLWQQCPDLILKTLSTSIVERRLPKAVIRNEKISEDEIARRRAKCNELMGMDCADYFVHITHMNVTPYDAEKHPILLYNKNGSCVDIARSEKQILTKPLYDKTDKYHLCYWNVDKFKKLMR from the coding sequence TTGAAAAAAAGTAATAAACTTAAAATTTTCAACGACCCAATTTATGGATTTATTTCCATACCCTACGAAATTATTTTTGATCTCATAGAGCATAAATACTTTCAGCGCCTGCGCCGTATCAAGCAAACGGGGCTTAGCTACTTTGTGTACCCCGGCTGCAATCACACCCGTTTTCTGCACGCTATGGGCTGCCTGCAACTTATGCAGCGCGCCATTGAAACTTTAAGGATTAAAAATGTAAAGATAAGCCAAGAAGAGGAAAAAGCAGTATACATTGCCATACTTTTGCACGATGTGGGGCACGGGCCATTCTCGCACGCACTGGAATCCACCATTGTAGACGGGGTGCACCACGAGGACATCTCACTGATTCTGATGCAGAAACTTAACCAAGAATTTGCAGGCGAATTGGATTTAGCCATACAGATATTTAAAAAAGAATATCCACGGAAATTTTTGTCTCAGCTCATCGCCAGTCAGCTCGATATCGACCGATTGGATTATTTAAAGCGAGACAGCTTCTTCTCGGGCGTGGAGGAGGGCAACATTAATTCCAACAGAATCATCTCTATGATGAATGTGTATAATGATGAATTGGTGATTGATACAAAGGGAATTTACTCCGTGGAAAAGTTTTTGATTTCCAGAATGTTTATGTACTGGCAAGTGTACCTGCATAAGACCTCGCTCGCTGCGGAGACCTACCTGATTCAAGCCCTGCGCCGTGCCAAGGAGCTCACTCTGCAAGGCGAAAATTTGCCGTGTAGTGCGGGAGTTAAGTATTTTTTAAACCGAAAAAAATCTGAAATCTTTACCGAGGAGGATTTGAAACAATTCACCACCCTTGATGATACCGATATTATGGCATCGCTCAAGCTCTGGCAGCAGTGCCCAGATTTGATTTTAAAAACCCTTTCTACATCAATCGTAGAACGCCGTTTGCCAAAAGCCGTTATCCGAAACGAGAAAATCTCTGAGGATGAAATCGCGCGCCGCCGCGCTAAGTGCAATGAGCTGATGGGAATGGATTGTGCAGACTACTTTGTGCATATCACGCATATGAATGTAACCCCCTACGATGCTGAAAAACACCCGATTTTGCTCTACAATAAGAATGGTAGCTGTGTGGATATAGCGCGCTCCGAAAAGCAGATTCTCACCAAGCCTCTTTATGACAAAACGGACAAGTATCACCTCTGCTACTGGAATGTGGATAAGTTTAAAAAATTGATGAGGTAG
- the lpxD gene encoding UDP-3-O-(3-hydroxymyristoyl)glucosamine N-acyltransferase yields the protein MEFKAGQIAKFIHGKIVGNPEREVSRFANIDTAGEKDLSFLGNPKYAHFLKESKAGVIIISQNFEFEEDENKTFIIVPEAYEAITQLLTIYDQYRNAKSGRENPHFIDDSASIGENEYIGAFAYIGKNAYIGKNVKIYPHAYVGDNVSIGDNTIINSGVKIYHECQIGANCIIHAGSIIGSDGFGFKPNEKGEFIKVPQIGNVIIEDCVEIGACCTIDRGTMGATIIRKGTKLDNQIQVAHNVEIGEHNVIASQTGIAGSTKIGNHNMIGGQVGIVGHIKIGNQNQIQAQSGVNRTVKDGEKLYGSPAIDAQQFRKSYVYFKKLNQIVEKINHLEKK from the coding sequence ATGGAGTTTAAAGCTGGACAAATAGCCAAATTTATACACGGCAAAATCGTGGGAAATCCCGAGCGCGAGGTCTCACGCTTTGCCAATATTGATACGGCGGGCGAGAAAGACCTTAGCTTTCTGGGAAATCCCAAATATGCACATTTTCTGAAAGAATCCAAGGCAGGTGTAATCATTATCTCTCAAAATTTTGAATTTGAGGAAGATGAAAACAAAACATTCATCATCGTGCCAGAAGCCTACGAGGCAATCACCCAGCTACTCACCATTTACGACCAGTATAGAAACGCCAAATCAGGCAGAGAAAATCCCCATTTTATAGATGATTCAGCAAGCATAGGCGAAAATGAATACATAGGCGCCTTTGCCTACATTGGCAAAAATGCCTACATTGGCAAAAATGTGAAAATCTACCCGCACGCTTATGTGGGCGATAATGTGAGCATAGGCGACAATACCATCATCAATTCGGGGGTGAAAATCTACCACGAGTGCCAAATCGGAGCCAATTGCATCATTCACGCAGGAAGCATTATCGGTAGCGATGGATTTGGTTTTAAGCCGAATGAAAAGGGAGAGTTCATCAAAGTGCCACAAATCGGAAATGTGATAATTGAGGATTGTGTGGAAATCGGTGCTTGTTGCACCATAGACCGCGGCACGATGGGCGCTACCATTATAAGAAAAGGCACGAAGCTAGATAATCAAATTCAGGTGGCTCACAATGTGGAAATTGGCGAGCATAATGTAATCGCCTCACAAACAGGCATCGCAGGCTCTACCAAAATTGGAAATCATAATATGATTGGCGGGCAAGTAGGCATCGTGGGGCATATTAAAATCGGAAACCAAAACCAAATTCAGGCGCAAAGTGGCGTGAATAGAACGGTGAAAGATGGCGAAAAATTATACGGCTCACCAGCGATTGATGCACAGCAGTTTAGAAAATCATATGTGTACTTCAAGAAACTGAATCAAATCGTAGAAAAAATTAATCATTTAGAAAAAAAATAA
- a CDS encoding bifunctional UDP-3-O-[3-hydroxymyristoyl] N-acetylglucosamine deacetylase/3-hydroxyacyl-ACP dehydratase has translation MAENQKTLASEAVLDGVGLHTGKSVTMKLKPAEPNTGFVFVRTDLEGNPSIEADANYVTFTERGTILEKKGVKIHTTEHILAALTGMDLDNAIIELNNAEPPIMDGSAQIFVEAIEKAGIQEQDVPREYYEIKEIVTYSDPETGSEITAIPADKFEITTMVDFGTKVLGTQNATLKDISNFKTEIANARTFSFLHELEQLLHAGLIKGGDINNAIVYVDKEITPETEEKLKEAFNQESVSIKPNGILDNLTLHYPNEAARHKLLDVIGDLTLIGKKIKGKIIATKPGHLINTQFAKKLSKQIKLEQRRNMPEINLSAQPVYDINQIMELLPHRPPFLLVDKIMSIDEKTVIGVKNVSMNEPYFVGHFPEEPVMPGVLQVEAMAQAGGILFLSNVPDPKSYSTYFMKIDKVKFKKKVVPGDVLIIKCELTQPIRRGIVSMQGTGYTNGEIAVEAEMMARLIKNKE, from the coding sequence ATGGCAGAAAATCAAAAAACCTTAGCATCAGAAGCAGTACTAGATGGCGTAGGATTACACACAGGCAAAAGTGTGACAATGAAGCTGAAACCCGCAGAGCCTAACACAGGTTTTGTATTCGTAAGGACAGATTTAGAAGGCAATCCAAGCATTGAGGCAGATGCCAATTATGTTACCTTTACCGAGCGAGGAACGATTTTAGAGAAAAAAGGCGTAAAAATCCATACCACAGAGCATATCTTAGCCGCCCTCACGGGAATGGATTTAGACAATGCAATCATAGAGCTAAACAATGCCGAGCCCCCTATTATGGACGGCTCCGCCCAAATCTTTGTAGAAGCCATTGAAAAAGCAGGAATCCAAGAGCAAGATGTGCCGAGAGAATATTATGAAATTAAGGAAATTGTAACCTACTCAGACCCCGAAACAGGCTCTGAGATTACAGCCATTCCTGCCGATAAATTTGAAATCACAACGATGGTGGATTTTGGTACCAAAGTCTTAGGCACCCAAAACGCTACCTTGAAGGATATTTCTAATTTTAAAACTGAAATTGCCAATGCACGCACATTCAGCTTTTTGCACGAATTAGAGCAGCTCCTACACGCGGGGCTCATCAAGGGGGGCGATATTAATAACGCCATTGTGTATGTGGACAAGGAAATCACTCCAGAGACCGAAGAAAAGTTGAAAGAAGCCTTTAACCAAGAAAGCGTTTCCATTAAACCAAATGGCATTTTAGACAATCTTACGCTCCACTATCCAAACGAGGCCGCACGCCATAAGCTGCTAGATGTCATCGGGGATTTGACACTCATCGGGAAGAAAATCAAGGGTAAAATCATCGCTACCAAGCCAGGGCATTTGATTAATACGCAATTTGCCAAAAAACTAAGCAAGCAAATCAAGCTCGAGCAGCGCAGAAATATGCCTGAAATTAATTTAAGCGCTCAGCCTGTGTATGACATCAATCAAATCATGGAATTGTTGCCACACCGCCCGCCCTTTTTGTTGGTAGATAAAATTATGTCCATTGATGAAAAAACTGTCATCGGCGTTAAGAATGTGAGTATGAACGAGCCTTACTTCGTGGGGCATTTCCCAGAGGAGCCCGTGATGCCAGGGGTGTTGCAGGTAGAGGCAATGGCGCAGGCAGGTGGCATTTTGTTTTTAAGCAATGTCCCAGACCCTAAGTCCTATTCCACTTATTTTATGAAGATAGATAAGGTAAAGTTTAAGAAAAAAGTGGTGCCAGGCGATGTCTTAATCATTAAATGTGAATTAACTCAGCCCATTCGCCGAGGCATCGTGAGTATGCAAGGCACAGGCTACACCAATGGCGAAATTGCGGTGGAAGCTGAAATGATGGCAAGATTAATTAAGAATAAAGAATAA
- the lpxA gene encoding acyl-ACP--UDP-N-acetylglucosamine O-acyltransferase — MNQPLAYIHPDALIAENVVVEPFSTISKDVSIGEGTWIGPNVTIMQGARIGKNCKIFPGAVISAAPQDLKYKGEKTTVEIGDNTVIRECVTINKGTSDRMKTVVGNNCLIMAYSHIAHDCIVGNNCIFSNNTTLAGHVTVGEYVTMAGMTAVHQFCHIGKHAFVTGGSLVRKDVPPYVKAAREPLSYMGINSVGLRRRNFSSEKIREIQNIYRILYQKKYNITQALSIIEAEMEATPERDEILSFIRESQRGIMKGYNPNTI; from the coding sequence ATGAATCAACCACTCGCATATATTCACCCAGATGCCTTGATTGCAGAGAATGTAGTAGTAGAGCCGTTTTCTACCATTTCAAAAGATGTTAGCATAGGCGAAGGCACATGGATAGGCCCCAATGTTACCATAATGCAAGGGGCGAGGATAGGCAAAAATTGCAAAATATTCCCAGGGGCAGTAATCTCTGCCGCACCACAAGACCTGAAATACAAGGGCGAAAAAACAACGGTGGAAATTGGCGATAATACCGTGATTAGAGAATGCGTTACGATAAATAAAGGCACCTCCGACCGTATGAAAACCGTGGTGGGCAATAATTGCCTCATTATGGCATATTCCCACATTGCGCACGATTGCATTGTGGGCAATAATTGCATCTTCTCCAACAATACCACCCTGGCAGGGCATGTTACCGTGGGCGAATATGTTACCATGGCAGGCATGACGGCCGTGCACCAATTCTGCCACATAGGCAAGCACGCCTTCGTTACCGGCGGTTCCCTCGTGCGAAAAGATGTACCCCCCTATGTGAAAGCCGCCAGAGAGCCTCTCTCCTATATGGGCATAAACTCCGTGGGGCTTAGAAGAAGAAATTTTAGCTCAGAGAAAATCAGAGAGATTCAGAACATTTATAGAATCCTTTACCAGAAAAAATACAACATCACCCAAGCGCTAAGCATCATCGAAGCCGAAATGGAGGCCACCCCCGAGCGCGATGAAATCCTATCCTTTATCCGAGAATCCCAGCGAGGAATTATGAAAGGATACAACCCTAATACCATTTAA